A region of Paenimyroides aestuarii DNA encodes the following proteins:
- a CDS encoding GxxExxY protein gives MIENELSNKVIGFAIDVHKALGPGLLESAYKECLFYKIKQEGIKVEKEKAMPLVFENVKLECGYRMDLLVENKLVIEIKSVDALNDVHLAQTLTYMKLGNFKLGLLINFNVVLLKHGLKRVINGSL, from the coding sequence ATGATTGAAAATGAATTATCTAATAAAGTTATTGGTTTTGCCATTGATGTTCATAAAGCCTTAGGTCCTGGATTGTTAGAAAGCGCCTATAAAGAATGTTTATTCTATAAAATTAAACAAGAAGGTATAAAGGTTGAAAAAGAAAAAGCAATGCCTTTGGTTTTTGAGAATGTAAAACTTGAGTGTGGTTATAGAATGGATTTATTGGTTGAAAATAAATTAGTAATCGAAATAAAAAGTGTAGATGCATTAAACGACGTACATTTAGCACAAACACTAACCTATATGAAATTAGGAAATTTCAAGCTTGGATTATTAATAAACTTTAATGTTGTATTATTAAAACACGGTTTAAAAAGAGTAATAAACGGCTCTTTGTAA
- the smpB gene encoding SsrA-binding protein SmpB, translated as MQKNINILNKRAKFEFEFIEKYTAGIVLAGTEIKSIRLGKASIADSFCEFQNGELFMINSHVEEYSFGTHYNHKAKSERKLLLNKKELKSLNKSVQNKGLTIVPLRLFTNEKGLAKVEIALAKGKKLYDKRETIKDRENKISLDRLKKAY; from the coding sequence ATGCAGAAAAATATCAACATATTAAACAAACGTGCCAAATTTGAGTTTGAGTTTATTGAAAAATATACGGCTGGAATTGTTTTGGCAGGAACCGAAATAAAGTCCATTCGTTTGGGGAAAGCATCTATTGCCGACAGTTTTTGTGAGTTTCAAAACGGTGAATTGTTTATGATTAATTCGCATGTAGAAGAATATTCGTTCGGAACACATTACAACCACAAAGCAAAAAGCGAACGCAAACTGCTTTTAAACAAAAAAGAATTAAAATCGTTAAATAAAAGTGTGCAAAACAAAGGTTTAACCATTGTACCACTGCGTTTGTTTACCAACGAAAAAGGCTTGGCAAAAGTTGAAATTGCTTTGGCAAAAGGTAAAAAACTATACGATAAACGCGAAACCATTAAAGACCGCGAAAATAAAATTAGTTTAGACCGCTTGAAGAAAGCTTATTAG
- a CDS encoding ABC1 kinase family protein has product MNQIKKIKRIGNVISILSKYGFDDIIARTSAEKFLPKGFLKSKRGEEIFKLGVYKRVRLVLEELGPTYVKLGQMFSNREDILPPEMIAELAELQDNVPPEDIDIFQKLADELLIDPQEQFEYINPTPIASASISQVYVGRLINGEKVVIKVKRTTIEEIIRSDIMIMKDLANILEKNYDTARKMSLKQLINSFENNMYRELSLTNELHNIEKFRKNFENRTEVYVPQTYKELSNNNVLTMEFVEGFKVNNKEKIIENGMLPKDVAQTGIVLFMKMVLEDGFFHADPHPGNVFIMNNQKFCFIDFGSMGQIMKGDMALLEEIIESFMIQDAKKIIRLTKRLAIEYHIEDEKTLEREIYDIFHMLEHTALNEINVNDIVAKVKSIMANNHVLMPEFIYLLMRGISIIEGIGKQLDPELNVMESMRPYANELALKKYGPKQIAQKSIKHLKILAANMQNLPDDLTVLLEKIKDDKLKINFEVQGLEDVRKTLQNASNRLTYAIIIAALSIGSSILMMAHIPPLFYGNSFLGLIGFIISGILGIVIIYSIWKKDK; this is encoded by the coding sequence ATGAATCAAATCAAAAAAATAAAACGTATTGGCAACGTAATCAGTATTTTATCTAAATATGGATTCGATGATATTATTGCGCGTACCAGTGCAGAAAAATTTCTGCCCAAAGGTTTCCTAAAATCAAAACGCGGCGAAGAAATTTTTAAACTCGGCGTTTATAAGCGTGTGCGTTTAGTGTTGGAAGAATTGGGACCAACGTATGTGAAGCTCGGACAAATGTTCAGCAACCGCGAAGATATTCTGCCACCAGAAATGATTGCCGAATTAGCCGAACTGCAAGATAATGTGCCGCCTGAAGATATAGATATATTCCAAAAATTGGCAGACGAACTTTTAATTGATCCTCAAGAACAATTTGAATATATCAACCCTACTCCTATTGCATCTGCGTCTATTTCGCAAGTATATGTGGGGCGATTGATTAACGGTGAAAAAGTGGTGATTAAGGTTAAGAGAACCACTATCGAAGAAATAATTCGGTCGGATATCATGATCATGAAAGATTTGGCAAATATTCTGGAAAAAAATTATGATACTGCCCGAAAAATGAGTTTAAAACAGCTTATAAATTCGTTTGAAAACAATATGTATCGCGAATTATCGCTGACCAATGAACTGCATAATATAGAAAAATTCCGCAAAAATTTCGAAAACCGCACCGAAGTATATGTTCCGCAAACCTATAAAGAACTATCGAACAATAACGTGCTTACCATGGAATTTGTGGAGGGTTTCAAGGTGAACAATAAAGAAAAAATCATTGAAAACGGCATGCTGCCAAAAGATGTGGCGCAAACAGGCATTGTTTTGTTTATGAAAATGGTTTTAGAAGATGGTTTTTTTCACGCAGATCCGCACCCGGGCAACGTGTTTATAATGAACAACCAAAAGTTTTGCTTTATAGATTTTGGTTCTATGGGGCAGATTATGAAAGGCGATATGGCATTGTTAGAAGAAATTATTGAAAGTTTTATGATTCAAGATGCCAAAAAAATCATTCGTCTTACCAAACGTTTGGCAATTGAATATCATATTGAAGATGAAAAAACGTTGGAACGGGAAATTTACGATATTTTTCACATGCTGGAACACACCGCTTTGAACGAGATTAACGTGAACGATATTGTGGCAAAAGTAAAATCGATTATGGCAAATAATCATGTGTTGATGCCGGAATTTATCTATTTGCTGATGCGTGGAATTTCAATCATTGAAGGAATTGGCAAGCAGTTAGACCCTGAGCTAAACGTTATGGAAAGCATGCGCCCATATGCAAATGAATTGGCTTTAAAAAAATACGGTCCCAAACAAATTGCACAAAAATCAATAAAACATTTAAAAATTTTGGCAGCAAATATGCAAAACCTGCCCGATGATTTAACCGTTTTATTAGAGAAAATAAAAGATGATAAATTAAAGATCAATTTTGAAGTACAGGGCTTAGAAGATGTTCGAAAAACCCTGCAAAATGCATCAAACCGGTTAACGTATGCCATTATCATTGCTGCTTTGTCAATTGGCTCGTCTATTTTAATGATGGCTCATATTCCGCCGCTGTTCTACGGAAATTCGTTTTTAGGTTTGATAGGTTTTATCATTTCAGGCATTTTGGGCATCGTTATTATTTATTCCATTTGGAAAAAAGACAAATAG
- a CDS encoding protein-L-isoaspartate(D-aspartate) O-methyltransferase — protein sequence MKDTAKHQGLRNQLIKLLAEKGIYDQNVLTAMNTIPRHLFLESGFHDFAYQDTAFPIGAGQTISQPYTVAFQSQLLQVKPDDKILEIGTGSGYQTAVLCKMGAKVFTVERQNELYRKTSVLLPKLGYRPRVVSFGDGYKGLPKDAPFDGIIVTAGAPFIPQPLMAQLKIGGRLVIPVGDAVQVMTLLIRTSETHFEQHEFGDFKFVPMLEDKNR from the coding sequence GTGAAAGACACTGCAAAACATCAAGGTTTACGAAATCAACTAATAAAGCTATTAGCTGAAAAAGGTATTTATGACCAAAATGTACTCACAGCTATGAATACCATTCCAAGACATTTGTTTTTAGAATCGGGCTTTCATGATTTTGCTTATCAAGATACTGCTTTTCCTATCGGAGCCGGACAAACTATTTCGCAACCATACACCGTTGCTTTTCAGTCGCAGTTATTGCAAGTGAAACCCGATGATAAAATTTTAGAAATTGGTACGGGATCGGGCTATCAAACAGCCGTTTTGTGCAAAATGGGTGCAAAAGTTTTTACGGTTGAACGCCAAAATGAATTGTACAGAAAAACATCGGTTTTATTACCCAAATTAGGCTATCGTCCACGTGTGGTTTCGTTTGGCGACGGATACAAAGGCTTGCCTAAAGACGCACCATTCGATGGAATCATCGTTACTGCCGGTGCGCCTTTTATTCCGCAACCGTTAATGGCACAGTTAAAAATAGGAGGTAGGCTGGTAATTCCTGTTGGCGATGCTGTTCAAGTAATGACTTTATTGATTAGAACCTCGGAAACGCATTTTGAGCAACACGAATTTGGCGATTTTAAGTTTGTACCGATGCTGGAGGATAAGAATAGGTAG
- a CDS encoding Gfo/Idh/MocA family protein, whose protein sequence is MLKIGVLGAGHLGKIHLRLLNQSSKYELVGFYDPFKENAAKVAAEFGYKAFDSITDLIAAVDVVDIVTPTLSHYDCAVEAIKAGKHIFLEKPISNTVEEAEHIIELAKEFNVKGQVGHVERFNPAFMAVKDKIHNPMFIETHRLAEFNPRGTDVPVVLDLMIHDIDAILSVVKSPVKNIHATGTAVISDSPDIANARIEFENGCVANITSSRISMKNMRKARFFQKDAYISVDYLDKICEVVKMKDAPETPGDFDLILQNAEGVKKQIYFDNPSVPSNNAILDELETFANAINTNTTPIVTLEDGTEALRIAHRIINCFGK, encoded by the coding sequence ATGTTAAAAATTGGCGTATTAGGCGCAGGTCATTTAGGAAAAATTCATTTGCGATTGTTAAATCAATCTTCAAAATACGAATTGGTAGGATTTTATGATCCTTTTAAAGAAAATGCTGCAAAAGTAGCGGCAGAATTTGGTTATAAAGCTTTTGATTCGATTACCGATTTAATTGCAGCGGTTGATGTGGTGGATATTGTTACGCCTACCCTTTCGCATTACGATTGTGCGGTGGAAGCAATTAAAGCAGGTAAACATATTTTTTTGGAAAAACCCATCTCGAATACGGTGGAAGAAGCCGAACACATTATTGAACTAGCAAAAGAATTCAATGTAAAAGGACAAGTGGGGCATGTGGAACGATTTAATCCGGCATTTATGGCTGTGAAAGATAAAATTCACAACCCAATGTTTATCGAAACCCATCGTTTGGCAGAATTCAATCCGCGCGGTACTGATGTTCCTGTGGTTTTAGATTTAATGATTCACGATATCGATGCCATTTTAAGTGTGGTAAAATCACCTGTTAAAAACATTCACGCAACGGGAACTGCCGTAATTAGTGATTCACCCGATATTGCCAATGCCCGAATTGAGTTTGAAAACGGTTGTGTTGCAAACATTACATCGAGTCGAATTTCAATGAAAAATATGCGTAAAGCTCGTTTTTTTCAAAAAGACGCCTATATTTCTGTTGATTATTTAGATAAAATCTGTGAAGTGGTGAAAATGAAAGATGCACCTGAAACTCCAGGCGATTTTGATTTAATTCTTCAGAATGCAGAAGGCGTTAAAAAGCAGATTTATTTCGATAATCCGTCTGTTCCAAGCAATAACGCTATTTTAGATGAGTTGGAAACATTTGCCAATGCCATTAACACTAACACCACGCCAATTGTAACCCTAGAAGACGGAACAGAAGCATTAAGAATTGCACATCGAATCATTAATTGTTTCGGTAAATAA
- a CDS encoding YggS family pyridoxal phosphate-dependent enzyme encodes MNIAENLQNIKDTLPEHVHLVAVSKTKPVADLLEAYNAGQRIFGENKIQEMTEKWQQMPKDIQWHMIGHVQTNKVKYMAPYVSLIHGVDSLKLLKEINKQAKKWRRTIHCLLQVYIATEESKFGLAHDELLQLIHSEEFKSLEHIKVIGLMGMASFTENQDKIRSEFQSLKDIFDYLQPYQLPNCHFQQLSMGMSGDYKIAIECGSTIVRIGSSIFGGR; translated from the coding sequence ATGAATATAGCTGAAAACTTACAAAATATAAAAGATACTTTACCGGAACATGTTCATTTGGTAGCGGTTTCTAAAACAAAACCGGTTGCCGATTTGCTGGAAGCCTATAATGCAGGTCAGCGGATTTTTGGCGAAAACAAAATTCAGGAAATGACTGAAAAATGGCAACAAATGCCTAAAGACATCCAATGGCACATGATTGGCCACGTGCAAACCAACAAGGTAAAATACATGGCACCTTACGTAAGCTTAATTCACGGTGTGGATAGTTTAAAACTGTTGAAAGAGATCAACAAACAAGCAAAAAAATGGCGAAGAACCATCCATTGTTTATTGCAAGTATATATAGCCACCGAAGAATCGAAATTTGGTTTGGCACACGATGAATTGCTGCAATTGATACATTCCGAAGAATTCAAATCGCTAGAACATATCAAAGTAATTGGATTAATGGGAATGGCATCTTTTACAGAAAATCAGGATAAAATTCGTTCAGAATTTCAATCTCTAAAAGATATTTTCGATTATTTACAGCCTTACCAATTACCCAATTGTCATTTTCAGCAACTTTCTATGGGAATGAGCGGCGACTATAAAATTGCTATTGAATGCGGAAGCACTATTGTTCGCATTGGAAGTTCAATTTTTGGAGGGAGGTAA
- a CDS encoding 3-hydroxyacyl-CoA dehydrogenase family protein produces the protein MKNIAVIGAGTMGNGIAHTFAQKGFKVCLIDISDKAIERGMNTIVSNLDRMIAKGSITEADKKATIENIITYTDIKDGVVNVDLVVEAATENINLKLNIFKELSEVCREDVILASNTSSISITQIAAVVKNPERVIGMHFMNPVPIMKLVEIIRGYNTSDDVTKKIMDLSLALGKTPTEVNDYPGFVANRILMPMINESIETLYNGVAGVQEIDTVMKLGMAHPMGPLQLADFIGLDVCLSILNVMYDGFKNPKYAPCPLLVNMVMAGKLGVKSGEGFYDYSESKKAEKVAKMFS, from the coding sequence ATGAAAAATATAGCTGTAATTGGTGCAGGAACAATGGGCAATGGAATTGCTCATACATTTGCACAAAAAGGATTTAAAGTTTGTTTAATTGATATTTCAGACAAAGCAATTGAGCGCGGAATGAACACCATTGTGTCTAATTTAGACCGTATGATTGCGAAAGGATCAATTACCGAAGCCGATAAAAAAGCTACTATTGAAAACATCATTACTTATACCGATATTAAAGACGGTGTAGTAAACGTAGATTTGGTTGTGGAAGCTGCTACCGAAAACATCAACCTAAAATTAAACATCTTTAAAGAATTGAGCGAAGTTTGCAGAGAAGATGTTATTTTGGCATCAAACACTTCTTCTATTTCCATCACACAGATTGCAGCGGTTGTTAAAAATCCGGAACGCGTTATTGGTATGCACTTTATGAATCCGGTGCCTATTATGAAATTGGTAGAAATTATCCGTGGGTACAACACCAGCGACGATGTTACCAAAAAAATCATGGATTTATCATTGGCTTTAGGAAAAACACCAACCGAAGTAAACGATTATCCAGGATTTGTTGCAAACCGTATCTTAATGCCTATGATTAACGAATCTATCGAAACATTATACAACGGTGTTGCAGGTGTTCAAGAAATTGATACGGTTATGAAATTGGGAATGGCACACCCAATGGGCCCCTTACAATTAGCCGATTTTATTGGTTTAGATGTTTGTTTATCGATTTTAAACGTAATGTACGATGGCTTTAAAAACCCTAAATATGCACCGTGTCCGCTGTTAGTAAACATGGTTATGGCAGGAAAATTAGGTGTGAAATCGGGCGAAGGTTTTTACGATTATTCTGAAAGCAAAAAAGCAGAGAAAGTTGCAAAAATGTTTTCATAA
- a CDS encoding DUF1015 domain-containing protein has product MADIIPFKAVRPAADKVSLVTTRPYDDYSAAELASWLDFNPFSFLHIVNLAFINQEKIDPIRRYKMVATKYEDFKRDGILIKDEKPAMYLYQIKTKKNNFIGILAGTSLQDYKENIIKKHENTLQYRVENLKDYFNETRFNTEPVLMMYPNCEELEQWIGEKMNQPALYDFSTTNRERHIIWKIDAEGDLDFIQQSFQKMPNLYIADGHHRSATSNLLLNEKGVDASDNMNYFMSYLICEKLIQINEYNRLVHDLNGMETAEFLSVLENDFTVEKVHEFWKPNKKYTFGMYLEGTFYSLALKELPENERIIDRLDAQILYKKILNPLLNIKDLRTDSRISYIPGNKNIIELVNKVDNGEFKIGFILYPSTISEIKTLADNDLTMPPKSTYIEPKLRNGLIIYEL; this is encoded by the coding sequence ATGGCAGATATAATTCCTTTTAAAGCAGTTCGTCCGGCGGCAGATAAAGTTTCGTTGGTCACTACGCGTCCTTATGATGATTATTCGGCAGCCGAACTGGCTTCGTGGCTCGATTTTAATCCGTTTTCGTTTCTTCACATCGTTAATTTGGCCTTTATCAATCAAGAAAAGATTGATCCGATACGCCGTTATAAAATGGTGGCTACAAAATACGAGGATTTTAAACGAGACGGCATCTTGATTAAAGACGAAAAGCCCGCAATGTATTTGTATCAAATCAAAACTAAAAAAAATAATTTTATAGGTATTTTAGCAGGAACATCGCTTCAAGATTATAAGGAAAACATCATTAAAAAACACGAAAACACCTTGCAATACCGCGTTGAAAATCTGAAAGATTATTTCAACGAAACCCGTTTCAATACCGAACCGGTTTTAATGATGTATCCAAATTGTGAAGAACTAGAGCAATGGATTGGCGAAAAAATGAATCAACCTGCCTTGTATGATTTTTCTACAACAAACCGTGAGCGCCATATTATTTGGAAAATAGATGCGGAAGGTGACTTAGATTTTATTCAACAAAGTTTCCAAAAAATGCCCAATTTGTATATTGCAGATGGTCATCATCGTTCGGCAACATCTAATTTATTGTTGAACGAAAAAGGGGTTGATGCAAGTGATAATATGAATTATTTTATGAGCTATTTAATTTGTGAAAAATTGATACAAATTAATGAATACAACCGCTTGGTTCATGATTTAAACGGTATGGAAACTGCCGAATTTTTATCTGTTTTGGAAAATGATTTTACGGTTGAAAAAGTACATGAATTTTGGAAACCTAACAAAAAATATACGTTTGGAATGTATCTAGAAGGCACATTTTATTCGCTTGCATTAAAAGAACTTCCTGAAAACGAACGCATTATCGATAGATTAGATGCTCAAATATTATACAAAAAAATATTAAACCCTTTGTTGAATATAAAAGATCTAAGAACCGATAGCAGAATTAGTTACATCCCAGGAAATAAAAATATCATTGAATTGGTAAACAAGGTAGATAATGGGGAATTTAAAATTGGTTTTATTTTATATCCATCAACAATAAGCGAAATAAAAACTCTTGCAGATAACGATTTAACTATGCCCCCAAAAAGCACCTATATTGAACCAAAATTAAGAAATGGATTAATAATTTACGAATTGTAG
- a CDS encoding exonuclease domain-containing protein codes for MYAIIDIETTGGQFNKEGITEIAIYKFDGVEIIDQFISLVNPEIPIQPFVVKLTGINNAMLRQAPKFFEVAKRIIEITEGCIIVAHNASFDYRVLKLEFDRLGYNFQKSTLCTVEMSKILLPDAEAYSLGKLVRSLGIPIADRHRASGDAMATLKLFKLLLDKDLDKQIVKQQIKNEQHQGISPKLFDILQNIPSTVGIFYVHNDKGNIIYIGKSNNIRKKLNQIFTADSKIAKRIQKEVYTVTFEETGNELIALLKEREELLHNKPVLNITQRKSPFLWAVYQEKLDSGYETLKIQKSNGRKKALQSFKTQKNAVQFINDLYQENEIVEQVQNALSASEQINYPTDMHNTLFNDLLSKNELLWNKKIIILKGRTINEKSAVVIENGIFKGYCFFDLNYQVLNTDVLQKKLIQLVYTKDVLNTIKHYLYTKKDYKLLSF; via the coding sequence GTGTACGCAATTATAGATATAGAAACCACCGGCGGACAATTTAATAAAGAAGGCATTACCGAAATTGCCATTTATAAGTTTGACGGTGTTGAAATTATAGATCAGTTCATCAGCCTGGTTAATCCTGAAATTCCCATTCAGCCGTTTGTTGTAAAACTTACTGGTATAAACAACGCTATGCTACGTCAGGCTCCGAAGTTTTTTGAGGTTGCCAAACGCATCATTGAAATAACCGAAGGTTGTATCATTGTGGCACACAACGCATCTTTTGATTATCGGGTTTTAAAATTAGAATTTGATCGGTTGGGCTATAATTTTCAGAAATCTACGCTGTGCACTGTTGAAATGTCTAAGATTTTGTTGCCCGATGCAGAAGCGTATAGCTTGGGTAAATTGGTTCGCTCATTGGGAATTCCTATTGCTGATCGTCACAGAGCAAGCGGTGATGCTATGGCTACGTTGAAATTGTTCAAGTTATTGCTTGATAAAGATTTGGACAAGCAAATTGTGAAACAACAAATTAAGAACGAGCAACATCAGGGCATTTCACCAAAATTGTTCGATATTTTACAAAATATTCCTTCCACTGTAGGTATTTTTTATGTGCACAACGATAAAGGAAATATTATTTATATCGGCAAAAGCAACAATATCCGTAAAAAGCTCAATCAAATTTTTACTGCCGATTCCAAAATTGCCAAACGCATTCAAAAAGAAGTGTACACCGTTACATTTGAGGAAACCGGCAACGAATTAATCGCTTTGCTGAAAGAACGGGAAGAGCTGTTGCACAACAAACCGGTTTTAAATATCACACAACGAAAATCGCCTTTTTTGTGGGCAGTTTATCAAGAAAAATTAGACAGCGGTTACGAAACATTGAAAATTCAAAAATCAAACGGTCGTAAAAAAGCCCTACAATCGTTCAAAACCCAAAAAAATGCCGTACAATTTATCAACGATTTGTATCAAGAAAACGAAATTGTAGAACAGGTTCAAAACGCCCTTTCAGCTTCCGAACAAATCAACTATCCCACCGACATGCACAATACACTATTTAATGATTTATTGAGTAAAAATGAATTGCTGTGGAATAAAAAAATCATTATTTTAAAAGGAAGAACTATAAACGAAAAAAGTGCAGTGGTTATTGAGAATGGTATTTTTAAAGGCTATTGTTTTTTTGATTTGAATTATCAAGTATTGAATACCGATGTGTTGCAAAAGAAATTAATTCAACTGGTTTACACCAAAGATGTCTTAAACACTATAAAACATTATCTTTACACAAAAAAAGATTATAAATTGCTATCGTTCTAG